A section of the Capra hircus breed San Clemente chromosome 23, ASM170441v1, whole genome shotgun sequence genome encodes:
- the LOC108633413 gene encoding histone H2A type 1-H, with protein sequence MSGRGKQGGKARAKAKTRSSRAGLQFPVGRVHRLLRKGNYAERVGAGAPVYLAAVLEYLTAEILELAGNAARDNKKTRIIPRHLQLAIRNDEELNKLLGKVTIAQGGVLPNIQAVLLPKKTESHHKAK encoded by the coding sequence ATGTCTGGACGTGGCAAACAAGGCGGCAAAGCTCGCGCCAAGGCCAAGACCCGCTCTTCGCGGGCAGGCCTCCAGTTCCCGGTGGGCCGAGTGCACCGCCTTCTCCGCAAGGGTAACTACGCTGAGCGGGTCGGCGCCGGGGCCCCGGTGTACCTGGCGGCGGTGCTGGAATACCTGACAGCCGAGATCCTGGAGCTGGCGGGCAACGCGGCCCGGGACAACAAGAAGACGCGCATCATCCCGCGTCACCTGCAGCTGGCCATCCGCAACGACGAGGAGCTCAACAAGCTGCTGGGCAAAGTCACTATCGCTCAGGGTGGCGTCCTGCCCAACATCCAGGCGGTGCTGCTGCCCAAGAAGACTGAGAGCCACCACAAGGCTAAGTAA
- the LOC102180587 gene encoding histone H2B type 1: protein MPEPAKSAPAPKKGSKKAVTKAQKKDGKKRKRSRKESYSVYVYKVLKQVHPDTGISSKAMGIMNSFVNDIFERIAGEASRLAHYNKRSTITSREIQTAVRLLLPGELAKHAVSEGTKAVTKYTSSK, encoded by the coding sequence ATGCCTGAGCCAGCGAAGTCCGCTCCTGCCCCAAAGAAGGGCTCGAAGAAGGCGGTGACCAAGGCGCAGAAGAAGGACGGCAAGAAGCGCAAGCGCAGCCGCAAGGAGAGCTACTCCGTGTACGTGTACAAGGTGCTGAAGCAGGTCCACCCGGACACCGGCATCTCGTCCAAGGCCATGGGCATCATGAATTCCTTCGTCAACGACATCTTCGAGCGCATCGCGGGCGAGGCGTCGCGCCTGGCTCATTACAACAAGCGCTCGACCATCACATCCAGGGAGATCCAGACGGCCGTGCGTCTTCTGCTGCCTGGGGAGCTGGCTAAGCACGCCGTGTCCGAGGGCACCAAGGCCGTCACCAAGTACACCAGCTCCAAGTGA
- the LOC102180307 gene encoding histone H4: MSGRGKGGKGLGKGGAKRHRKVLRDNIQGITKPAIRRLARRGGVKRISGLIYEETRGVLKVFLENVIRDAVTYTEHAKRKTVTAMDVVYALKRQGRTLYGFGG, from the coding sequence ATGTCTGGTCGCGGTAAAGGCGGAAAGGGTCTGGGCAAAGGAGGCGCCAAGCGCCACCGCAAAGTTCTTCGTGATAACATCCAGGGTATTACTAAGCCTGCCATTCGGCGCCTGGCTCGTCGTGGTGGTGTAAAGCGCATCTCCGGGCTCATCTACGAGGAGACTCGCGGGGTCCTAAAGGTGTTCCTGGAGAACGTGATCCGGGACGCGGTCACTTACACCGAGCACGCCAAGCGCAAGACTGTCACCGCCATGGACGTGGTCTACGCGCTCAAGCGTCAGGGCCGCACTCTCTACGGTTTCGGCGGCTGA